TGATGCCTGTGTCTGTGATTTGTGGCATATGGAtgagaaaaaatatcattttaagaaGGATCCCATATTGAGTTTACTGTTACCTCTGTTGCTTTTGCATTTACAATTTTCATTCTAACatgaaaaattaacattaatattttgtCCCatgaaattattagaaatacaGTGAAAGACATACACATTTTGGTGAAGCCcatcatgaggaaaataaaaatacttcaccTTTTCATAGAACAAACgcttaaaaaaaagttgtctaagcttctcattctctcattctctcatttaagCTGAGGTCAGTAATTGTAAGCATATTTGTGACTTGTTTTCAAAAGCTGaatctttaatataaatattattttggtttACATATTACATACTATTTAACATTAAAAAGCTGTTAGAAGTTGTTCGGTAGGTATGAATTTTCTTTGTTGTAAATAAGTGGGTGTAATTTTGAGTACCTGAAAGTTCATTACAGGAGGGCAAAAATGCTTGTTAGTTGTCTGTTCCAGAGTCAAGTGTAGAAATAATAACAGTTTAGAAGGCAACATTATAATAATtgccatttattattttgttagatTTCTTATTACAGAGAACAAGAGGGCATGAAAGCAGTTTaggcaaatatatttaaaaatgttttttaaccaAGTTCTTTGGCATGCTTATAGatttgaagattaaaaatatttaagacacaGAGGGCTTCTCTTAAtatgaaaattctaaaaatagtCTAATTTTTATGAAGATTATAAAACTAAATACAATTATAATTTATGCTTGGAAGTTTAAGtataaaattagtttaaaaaaattttaatggatatATTAGGAGATATTCTGTGCCAaatatgtttattgaatgaaaaaaatgtttaataccCTTACCTACGAAGTCTTAATTTCTCTACAGGGTTCTGAAAAATGTCTTACTTTCTTATGCTACATTTTGTCAAATTGAAGCATTTCTTTAATTCcataaaagtagaaaacaagacagaaggatACTGTTCCTTTGCCAAGATTTGACATGTTAACATTATCAGAAATAAATCACTGTTAAATATCCCAGGAACCTCAGTGAATTCAAGTTATTGCATGGTGCTCATTTCCCTCAAGGATTAATGTATTCAGTAAACTAGACTGGGTCAATCTCAACCTCACTTATTTACACAAAAGTGATATATTATCGAATTCCTTGacaaagttttatttaaagatgaGTTGCTACTTGATTTAATGGatacagtattaaaaaaatagaataaaaagtacaGTTAATCAACTATAAGGTAGCAAGAACTGTATTTGCTTATTTAAGTAACTTATTGCTCTTTTTCTGATACAGTGAGAATTAGCACTCATTGATAGATTATTGGATTATAACAGTTGGAAAACATTTGCTTGATATGAGATTCCCAAACCTGTTATCTATAGTTAGGATTAgtaattttctagttttccaacATGAATTGAAGATGGGAGACACAAAGATTAAAGTTAGATTAAGTGGTGTAGAGTAAAAAAATTGACAAGATTTATTGCCACTTCAATGATTTTAAGAGTGGAAATAGAACTATTCTATTTTGAAACATTTGGAAGTTATGATAGTATAGGAACCTTGTGTAAATTTTATTACTCTAAAGTTGCTATGTATCTAAAATTAGAAATCATTGGCTTTGTGAAGCTTCTCTACAGTGAtagaaagtctttttttcttttattcagattttaataGTTGACTTCTGTTATACAAAAAGGCTGACTTGAATAAAGTTAGGAAGTTAGTTTATTTTAATGCACTGGTTTTTACCAGTATATTAATCCAGAGCATTTGGCTTAGACTCACGCaaagtgaggaaggaagaaagaggctggtgctttagttttcttccttccctttattgtcagtttattttgtatatttataggCATAGTGCCCTTGATCTTAGAAAAATCAATCTCTTTTTCATAATAAACTTGAATTTCAAAATTTCCCTATCTTAGAGTGTATATATACAGGGTTGTTTCTTGGTTCTTGAAGTTTAAAATCCTGATAAATCCTACAATTTtctgtactcaaaaaaaaaaaaaaaagataaagtttcacacatagttcattatttttgatgcatCAAATATTATAGCAGGTAGACTATACCAGAAAACATAAGGTAGTGACATAGAAAATCCTGAATTATTTTGTTTGGAGACCATAATTTTTGCTCTTATATTAAAGTGCTATTCCACTTGTcatttatacaaatatatctaTAGTTTGTGGCTTAGAAACAAATACacttcataaaaaaaagaaaaggataccTGTGTCAGTTACATTTTGAAGTTATACACTGTTTTAAGgctatgtatttattatttagaaaatatgactTACATGAATATCTTCTGATGGACATAATATTGACAAAAATACACAATATTACTTTAACAAACTGCCATGCAACAAATACATTGTAATGAAGAAATTGAATATATATGACCTAATCTAATCTTGACATTTACATTGAAAATTTACAACATAACcaatacttaaaatgttttttcttatatttggcagtaatttcatttttttacaatttaaatgtGGGCTTAATGAAACTTAGATGTTTCCCTAGTCTGTGACAACCTGAGGTactaaacatttttctcttatttcactatcttcaaaggtaatttttttgtttcttttaggatCGATCCAAGAATTGTGTATTACAGCATTATTAGGCAGAGGATCAGCTTCCACTATAGAAACAACTCgctttttcattttacttttcaagaccttttgaaatttttgtcTAGTAAATGCATATAATAAAGGGTGAAATATAGTTGTTCCATAAGCCATGACTAGAAAACACAACCTTAATTTTACTAAAAGGTCACTTGGGCCTAAACATAAAATGGTggtatttaaaacagaaattggTGTCCAGCAGAGAAGAAATGTAGAAATAATCAATAAAGACATCCTGAAGACTCTTTTTTGCCTTTCTCGTCGTTCACGGTGTCGTTTCACAGCTCGCCGGAGGGCAATTATTACTGAGACTGAAGTTCTTACGCCAAAGACCACATTTCTCCCACCACTGCTTTGTGACAGGTCTGTAGTCTCATGCTGCGTGGTTAGAGAaagtgtctttttctttcttgctttcttcttctgcCCTGTGGAAAATCTTGTGCCGATTCGAATATTAAGAGCCTGAAGAATTTTGGTGTATGTGATTAACATTACTATGACAGTGAAAAAGAATATTGGGATCTGTACTAGCAGGTGATAATACATTCCCAGTTCAGTGTAGTATTCATTTGTACTGACACACAAAAGTGTCTTGTTTTCCCATGTATTTCCACTTTGAAGACTGAAAAAATTTACCTCAATAAAGGgaatcaggaaagagaaaaatgaaaaaatccaaATGGATATCATTAGCATTACAGCTCTGCCCATTGTCAGAATTCGGTTTGCAGGTTTTACAGAGATGTCGTATCTGTCCAAAGTGATAGCAAAAACGTTGATTGCTGTTGAGACACTTGCAAAAGATACACAGGCCTCATGGAAACAGCAGATGAGAGCAGTGTTACTCTCCAGTGAAAGCAGAAGGATAACTATTGTTAGAGGAATACATCCCACACAAATTATTACATCAAGTACATGAAGATTCATGGTAATAATGTTACTGACAGAGTTGATTAAGTTGGATTTCATGCAGTAAAGTACCAATACGGTGAGGTTGCTGCCAAGTCCCAACACAATTTCTAACATAAGAAATCCGGTGAGAGACACTTGAAAGCTTAATGGATATGATAGTGGTTGGTACATATTGGTGTTGATGTCATCAATGTCATCTCGCACTGTAAT
This genomic window from Halichoerus grypus chromosome 12, mHalGry1.hap1.1, whole genome shotgun sequence contains:
- the GPR22 gene encoding G-protein coupled receptor 22: MCFSPVLEINMQSESNITVRDDIDDINTNMYQPLSYPLSFQVSLTGFLMLEIVLGLGSNLTVLVLYCMKSNLINSVSNIITMNLHVLDVIICVGCIPLTIVILLLSLESNTALICCFHEACVSFASVSTAINVFAITLDRYDISVKPANRILTMGRAVMLMISIWIFSFFSFLIPFIEVNFFSLQSGNTWENKTLLCVSTNEYYTELGMYYHLLVQIPIFFFTVIVMLITYTKILQALNIRIGTRFSTGQKKKARKKKTLSLTTQHETTDLSQSSGGRNVVFGVRTSVSVIIALRRAVKRHRERRERQKRVFRMSLLIISTFLLCWTPISVLNTTILCLGPSDLLVKLRLCFLVMAYGTTIFHPLLYAFTRQKFQKVLKSKMKKRVVSIVEADPLPNNAVIHNSWIDPKRNKKITFEDSEIREKCLVPQVVTD